A DNA window from Vigna angularis cultivar LongXiaoDou No.4 chromosome 1, ASM1680809v1, whole genome shotgun sequence contains the following coding sequences:
- the LOC108320868 gene encoding PH, RCC1 and FYVE domains-containing protein 1 isoform X1 — translation MADPQKTALGERDIEQALTFLKKGSYLLKYGRRGKPKFCPFRLSNDESLLLWYSGKEEKQLKLGTVSRIIPGQRTATFQRYPRPEKEYQSFSLIYNDRSLDLICKDKEEAEIWFIGLKALVTRGNSHKWRFESRTDDSQCSDSPKSSTRKSTPSNTPFSDPGDGGGAAFDVKNRWVKAFSEIISFNAASKGSSQAESIANSSLSSGSADNSSNRNSSSEAFRVSLSSAVSSSSQGSYHEDFDSLSDIFIWGEGIGNGILGGGVHRVGALSSSEMDAFLPKALESKLVLDVQSISCGYRHAVLVTKQGEIFSWGEESGGRLGHGVEMDVHHPKLVEALGGLNIELVACGEYHTCAVTYSGDLYTWGDGAHNSGMLGHGIEATHWIPKKVSGNLEGLRVSYVSCGPWHTAIVTSAGQLFTFGDGTFGALGHGNHSSATIPQEVETLRGFRTTRVACGVWHTAAVVEVIIESVESSTSSSCKRLFTWGDGDKGQLGHADKKPRLVPECVIALSTENISQVACGHSLTIALTTSGRVYTVGSTAYGQLGCPASDGKVPTCVKIADSFVEDIACGSYHVAVLTSKAEVYTWGKGLNGQLGHGDNDHRNKPTLVEFLKDKQVKSVFCGSNFTLAVCLHKWIPSVDHSTCFGCRNSFNFRRKRHNCYNCGLVFCKSCTSKKSLKASLAPNASKLYRVCEDCYLKLKKSSESVPLVQTPSLRSVSLQENRTTKIQGTLLRLSSFGSILHTVSGQSKLPDSQDIHRSPASNGKLEMRGFASSKSSNSVFVDSKKHISFSEPVARISCQSSPVSSKSSPRELYEDINDDLKHRNDILSQEVISLRTQVEDLTRKSKSLEAELERTSKQLKEVTTVAADEAGKCKSAKEVIKSLTAQLKEMVERLPEGHNADSSTELCAETTKNILDHSLDVSHIRNTIMLKNEGSSNVANLILPNGAKTQSGKAEWVVQDEPGVFVSLSPQPGGGNELKRVRFSRKHFTEEEAEKWWTENGSKILERHNIVAL, via the exons ATGGCTGATCCTCAGAAAACTGCTCTTGGCGAGAGAGATATCGAGCAG GCACTTACATTTCTTAAGAAAGGCTCGTATCTTCTAAAGTACGGGCGAAGAGGGAAGCCGAAGTTCTGCCCATTTAGGCTTTCCAAT GATGAGTCTCTACTGTTATGGTACTCTGGCAAGGAAGAGAAACAGCTTAAGCTTGGTACAGTTTCAAGGATCATTCCAGGGCAGAGAACT GCAACATTTCAGCGGTATCCACGACCTGAGAAGGAATATCAATCATTTTCTCTTATATACAATGACAGATCCTTGGATTTG ATATGCAAGGACAAAGAAGAAGCTGAAATCTGGTTTATTGGTCTTAAGGCATTAGTTACTCGAGGGAACAGTCACAAGTGGAGATTTGAGTCAAGAACTGATGACAGTCAGTGTTCTGATAGTCCAAAATCTAGCACACGAAAATCCACTCCTTCAAATACACCATTTTCT GACCCTGGAGATGGCGGTGGAGCTGCTTTTGATGTGAAAAATAGATGGGTTAAGGCTTTCTCTGAAATAATTTCGTTCAATGCAGCTAGCAAGGGTTCCAGTCAAGCTGAATCTATTGCAAATTCCTCTTTATCCTCTGGATCTGCAGATAACTCAAGCAATCGAAATTCTTCATCTGAGGCATTTCGAGTTAGTTTGTCTAGTGCTGTAAGTTCCTCCAGTCAGGGTTCTTATCATGAAGATTTTGATTCCCTAAGTGATATTTTTATTTGGGGAGAAGGTATTGGCAATGGAATTCTTGGTGGTGGTGTACATAGAGTTGGAGCCTTGTCTAGTTCTGAGATGGATGCTTTCCTCCCCAAGGCATTGGAATCAAAGTTAGTTCTAGATGTTCAAAGTATTAGTTGTGGCTACAGACATGCTGTTCTGGTTACCAAGCAGGGAGAGATATTTAGTTGGGGAGAGGAGTCAGGAGGTAGGCTTGGACATGGTGTAGAAATGGATGTTCATCACCCTAAACTTGTTGAAGCTCTTGGTGGCTTGAATATTGAGTTAGTAGCATGTGGAGAATATCATACATGCGCTGTTACTTATTCTGGGGATCTTTATACATGGGGTGATGGTGCTCACAATTCTGGCATGCTTGGACATGGAATTGAAGCCACTCACTGGATTCCTAAGAAAGTAAGTGGTAATTTGGAGGGTTTACGTGTATCTTATGTGTCCTGTGGACCTTGGCACACAGCTATTGTTACATCAGCTGGGCAATTGTTCACATTTGGCGATGGAACTTTTGGTGCCTTAGGACACGGAAATCATAGTAGTGCAACTATTCCTCAGGAAGTGGAAACTTTGAGAGGGTTTAGAACAACCAGGGTTGCTTGTGGTGTTTGGCACACTGCTGCAGTTGTGGAGGTGATAATTGAGTCTGTGGAATCTTCTACAAGCTCATCTTGTAAAAGACTGTTCACGTGGGGTGATGGAGACAAAGGCCAACTTGGACATGCGGATAAGAAACCTAGACTAGTTCCTGAGTGTGTAATTGCATTGAGTACTGAAAACATTAGCCAGGTGGCTTGTGGCCACAGTCTTACAATTGCTTTGACAACATCAGGACGTGTATATACAGTAGGAAGCACTGCTTATGGGCAACTTGGCTGTCCTGCATCCGATGGAAAAGTCCCTACATGTGTTAAAATTGCTGACAGTTTTGTAGAAGATATTGCCTGTGGTTCATATCATGTTGCAGTCTTGACTTCCAAGGCAGAGGTTTACACATGGGGAAAGGGTTTGAATGGGCAATTAGGTCATGGAGACAATGATCACAGGAATAAACCCACACTTGTTGagtttttaaaagataaacaaGTGAAAAGTGTTTTTTGTGGTTCAAACTTTACCCTTGCTGTATGTCTTCATAAATGGATCCCAAGTGTTGATCATTCTACATGTTTTGGATGTCGTAATTCATTTAATTTCAGAAGAAAACGTCATAATTGTTACAATTGTGGACTTGTGTTTTGCAAATCTTGCACCAGCAAGAAATCTTTAAAAGCTTCCCTTGCTCCCAATGCTAGTAAGCTGTATCGAGTTTGTGAGGACTGTTATCTCAAACTTAAAAAATCTTCTGAATCAGTACCCTTGGTGCAAACTCCTAGCTTGAGAAGTGTAAGTTTGCAAGAGAACAGAACCACTAAAATACAGGGAACACTATTGAGGCTTTCATCTTTTGGTTCTATTCTTCATACAGTAAGTGGTCAATCGAAGCTTCCAGATTCACAAGATATTCATCGTTCCCCGGCTTCAAATGGAAAATTAGAGATGAGGGGTTTTgcttcttcaaaatcatcaaattctGTTTTTGTGGATTCTAAGAAACACATTTCATTTTCTGAGCCTGTTGCAAGAATATCTTGTCAATCATCTCCAGTTTCATCAAAGTCAAGTCCAAGAGAATTGTATGAAGATATCAATGATGATTTAAAGCAcagaaatgatattttaagtCAAGAAGTTATAAGTTTAAGGACTCAG GTTGAAGATCTTACTCGAAAATCGAAAAGTTTAGAGGCTGAACTTGAGAGAACATCAAAGCAATTGAAGGAAGTGACTACAGTAGCTGCAGATGAAGCTGGAAAGTGTAAATCAGCAAAAGAGGTCATAAAATCATTGACTGCACAG TTAAAGGAAATGGTGGAAAGGCTGCCAGAAGGACACAATGCTGACTCCAGTACAGAGCTCTGTGCTGAAACCACTAAAAATATTCTAGATCATTCCTTGGATGTGAGCCATATAAGAAACACTATCATGCTAAAAAATGAAGGCAGCAGCAATGTAGCAAATCTGATATTACCTAATGGTGCCAAAACACAAAGTGGAAAGGCAGAGTGGGTAGTGCAAGATGAACCAGGTGTGTTCGTAAGTTTGTCTCCCCAGCCAGGTGGTGGTAATGAGCTTAAGCGCGTTCGCTTCAG TCGAAAGCATTTTACAGAAGAAGAAGCTGAGAAGTGGTGGACGGAAAATGGAAGCAAAATATTGGAGCGGCACAATATAGTTGCTTTATAG
- the LOC108320868 gene encoding PH, RCC1 and FYVE domains-containing protein 1 isoform X2, translating to MADPQKTALGERDIEQALTFLKKGSYLLKYGRRGKPKFCPFRLSNDESLLLWYSGKEEKQLKLGTVSRIIPGQRTICKDKEEAEIWFIGLKALVTRGNSHKWRFESRTDDSQCSDSPKSSTRKSTPSNTPFSDPGDGGGAAFDVKNRWVKAFSEIISFNAASKGSSQAESIANSSLSSGSADNSSNRNSSSEAFRVSLSSAVSSSSQGSYHEDFDSLSDIFIWGEGIGNGILGGGVHRVGALSSSEMDAFLPKALESKLVLDVQSISCGYRHAVLVTKQGEIFSWGEESGGRLGHGVEMDVHHPKLVEALGGLNIELVACGEYHTCAVTYSGDLYTWGDGAHNSGMLGHGIEATHWIPKKVSGNLEGLRVSYVSCGPWHTAIVTSAGQLFTFGDGTFGALGHGNHSSATIPQEVETLRGFRTTRVACGVWHTAAVVEVIIESVESSTSSSCKRLFTWGDGDKGQLGHADKKPRLVPECVIALSTENISQVACGHSLTIALTTSGRVYTVGSTAYGQLGCPASDGKVPTCVKIADSFVEDIACGSYHVAVLTSKAEVYTWGKGLNGQLGHGDNDHRNKPTLVEFLKDKQVKSVFCGSNFTLAVCLHKWIPSVDHSTCFGCRNSFNFRRKRHNCYNCGLVFCKSCTSKKSLKASLAPNASKLYRVCEDCYLKLKKSSESVPLVQTPSLRSVSLQENRTTKIQGTLLRLSSFGSILHTVSGQSKLPDSQDIHRSPASNGKLEMRGFASSKSSNSVFVDSKKHISFSEPVARISCQSSPVSSKSSPRELYEDINDDLKHRNDILSQEVISLRTQVEDLTRKSKSLEAELERTSKQLKEVTTVAADEAGKCKSAKEVIKSLTAQLKEMVERLPEGHNADSSTELCAETTKNILDHSLDVSHIRNTIMLKNEGSSNVANLILPNGAKTQSGKAEWVVQDEPGVFVSLSPQPGGGNELKRVRFSRKHFTEEEAEKWWTENGSKILERHNIVAL from the exons ATGGCTGATCCTCAGAAAACTGCTCTTGGCGAGAGAGATATCGAGCAG GCACTTACATTTCTTAAGAAAGGCTCGTATCTTCTAAAGTACGGGCGAAGAGGGAAGCCGAAGTTCTGCCCATTTAGGCTTTCCAAT GATGAGTCTCTACTGTTATGGTACTCTGGCAAGGAAGAGAAACAGCTTAAGCTTGGTACAGTTTCAAGGATCATTCCAGGGCAGAGAACT ATATGCAAGGACAAAGAAGAAGCTGAAATCTGGTTTATTGGTCTTAAGGCATTAGTTACTCGAGGGAACAGTCACAAGTGGAGATTTGAGTCAAGAACTGATGACAGTCAGTGTTCTGATAGTCCAAAATCTAGCACACGAAAATCCACTCCTTCAAATACACCATTTTCT GACCCTGGAGATGGCGGTGGAGCTGCTTTTGATGTGAAAAATAGATGGGTTAAGGCTTTCTCTGAAATAATTTCGTTCAATGCAGCTAGCAAGGGTTCCAGTCAAGCTGAATCTATTGCAAATTCCTCTTTATCCTCTGGATCTGCAGATAACTCAAGCAATCGAAATTCTTCATCTGAGGCATTTCGAGTTAGTTTGTCTAGTGCTGTAAGTTCCTCCAGTCAGGGTTCTTATCATGAAGATTTTGATTCCCTAAGTGATATTTTTATTTGGGGAGAAGGTATTGGCAATGGAATTCTTGGTGGTGGTGTACATAGAGTTGGAGCCTTGTCTAGTTCTGAGATGGATGCTTTCCTCCCCAAGGCATTGGAATCAAAGTTAGTTCTAGATGTTCAAAGTATTAGTTGTGGCTACAGACATGCTGTTCTGGTTACCAAGCAGGGAGAGATATTTAGTTGGGGAGAGGAGTCAGGAGGTAGGCTTGGACATGGTGTAGAAATGGATGTTCATCACCCTAAACTTGTTGAAGCTCTTGGTGGCTTGAATATTGAGTTAGTAGCATGTGGAGAATATCATACATGCGCTGTTACTTATTCTGGGGATCTTTATACATGGGGTGATGGTGCTCACAATTCTGGCATGCTTGGACATGGAATTGAAGCCACTCACTGGATTCCTAAGAAAGTAAGTGGTAATTTGGAGGGTTTACGTGTATCTTATGTGTCCTGTGGACCTTGGCACACAGCTATTGTTACATCAGCTGGGCAATTGTTCACATTTGGCGATGGAACTTTTGGTGCCTTAGGACACGGAAATCATAGTAGTGCAACTATTCCTCAGGAAGTGGAAACTTTGAGAGGGTTTAGAACAACCAGGGTTGCTTGTGGTGTTTGGCACACTGCTGCAGTTGTGGAGGTGATAATTGAGTCTGTGGAATCTTCTACAAGCTCATCTTGTAAAAGACTGTTCACGTGGGGTGATGGAGACAAAGGCCAACTTGGACATGCGGATAAGAAACCTAGACTAGTTCCTGAGTGTGTAATTGCATTGAGTACTGAAAACATTAGCCAGGTGGCTTGTGGCCACAGTCTTACAATTGCTTTGACAACATCAGGACGTGTATATACAGTAGGAAGCACTGCTTATGGGCAACTTGGCTGTCCTGCATCCGATGGAAAAGTCCCTACATGTGTTAAAATTGCTGACAGTTTTGTAGAAGATATTGCCTGTGGTTCATATCATGTTGCAGTCTTGACTTCCAAGGCAGAGGTTTACACATGGGGAAAGGGTTTGAATGGGCAATTAGGTCATGGAGACAATGATCACAGGAATAAACCCACACTTGTTGagtttttaaaagataaacaaGTGAAAAGTGTTTTTTGTGGTTCAAACTTTACCCTTGCTGTATGTCTTCATAAATGGATCCCAAGTGTTGATCATTCTACATGTTTTGGATGTCGTAATTCATTTAATTTCAGAAGAAAACGTCATAATTGTTACAATTGTGGACTTGTGTTTTGCAAATCTTGCACCAGCAAGAAATCTTTAAAAGCTTCCCTTGCTCCCAATGCTAGTAAGCTGTATCGAGTTTGTGAGGACTGTTATCTCAAACTTAAAAAATCTTCTGAATCAGTACCCTTGGTGCAAACTCCTAGCTTGAGAAGTGTAAGTTTGCAAGAGAACAGAACCACTAAAATACAGGGAACACTATTGAGGCTTTCATCTTTTGGTTCTATTCTTCATACAGTAAGTGGTCAATCGAAGCTTCCAGATTCACAAGATATTCATCGTTCCCCGGCTTCAAATGGAAAATTAGAGATGAGGGGTTTTgcttcttcaaaatcatcaaattctGTTTTTGTGGATTCTAAGAAACACATTTCATTTTCTGAGCCTGTTGCAAGAATATCTTGTCAATCATCTCCAGTTTCATCAAAGTCAAGTCCAAGAGAATTGTATGAAGATATCAATGATGATTTAAAGCAcagaaatgatattttaagtCAAGAAGTTATAAGTTTAAGGACTCAG GTTGAAGATCTTACTCGAAAATCGAAAAGTTTAGAGGCTGAACTTGAGAGAACATCAAAGCAATTGAAGGAAGTGACTACAGTAGCTGCAGATGAAGCTGGAAAGTGTAAATCAGCAAAAGAGGTCATAAAATCATTGACTGCACAG TTAAAGGAAATGGTGGAAAGGCTGCCAGAAGGACACAATGCTGACTCCAGTACAGAGCTCTGTGCTGAAACCACTAAAAATATTCTAGATCATTCCTTGGATGTGAGCCATATAAGAAACACTATCATGCTAAAAAATGAAGGCAGCAGCAATGTAGCAAATCTGATATTACCTAATGGTGCCAAAACACAAAGTGGAAAGGCAGAGTGGGTAGTGCAAGATGAACCAGGTGTGTTCGTAAGTTTGTCTCCCCAGCCAGGTGGTGGTAATGAGCTTAAGCGCGTTCGCTTCAG TCGAAAGCATTTTACAGAAGAAGAAGCTGAGAAGTGGTGGACGGAAAATGGAAGCAAAATATTGGAGCGGCACAATATAGTTGCTTTATAG